DNA sequence from the Sulfurimonas sediminis genome:
TCTCCCTATCATTGCATCACTCAATGAAATCACTGAAGATGACATGGTACGCATTTTAACAGAGCCGAAAAACTCATTGGTAAGACAGTATAAAAAACTTTTTGCCATAGATGATGTGGAACTGAACTTTGAAGAAGATGCACTCCGTGCCATAGCAAAAAAAGCCATCAAAAGAAAAACAGGCGCACGGGGACTTCGTGCAATTTTAGAAGAGAGCATGATAGATATCATGTATGAACTCCCTGAATACAGCGGTTATGAAGTAATGATTACAAAAGAAGTCATTGAAAATGGCGAACAACCTCTTTACATTAAGAAAACAACACAAAAAACAGCATAAGGCACAATAAATGATATTTAATAAAATAGTCGGACTTTTTTCAAATGACCTTTCAATCGACTTGGGAACTGCCAATACAATTGTAATAGCAAAAGGTCGGGGAATCATTATCAACGAGCCTTCTGTTGTTGCTGTCAAAACCGAAAAATATGGACAACAGCGTGTGCTGGCTGTCGGACATGAAGCAAAAGAAATGGTAGGAAAGACTCCCGGCAATATCAAAGCCATCCGTCCTATGCGTGACGGTGTTATCGCTGATTTTGACATGACTGAAAAAATGATCCGCAAATTCATCGAAAAAGCACATGGAAGAAGCTCTTTAATATCTCCCCGTATTATTATCTGTGTCCCTTACGGATTGACACAGGTTGAAAGAAAAGCTGTTCGCGAGTCTGCTTTAAGTGCCGGAGCACGCGAAGTTTTTCTCATAGAAGAGCCTATGGCAGCAGCTATCGGAGCCGGCATAGATATTCGGGAACCACAGGGGAATCTTGTTGTAGACATTGGTGGCGGTACAACTGAAATAGGTGTTGTCTCTCTTGGCGGTCTTGTGCTCTCAAAGTCCATCCGTACAGCCGGAGATAAAATCGATCAGGGTATTGTCAACTATGTCAGAAAAAAGTACAACCTTCTCATAGGAGAGAGAGTTGCCGAAGAGATTAAAATAAACATTGGAACAGCTGTAGAACTTGACCAGGAGCTTACAATGGTTGTTAACGGACGCGATCAGGTTGAAGGACTGCTGAGTTCCGTGGAACTTACAAGCGAAGATGCCAGAGAAGCTATGAAAGAACCGCTCAAAGAAGTCGCCGAAGCACTACGGGATGTTTTAGAAAGAATGCCGCCTGATTTAGCCGGTGACATTGTCAACCACGGTATTATTTTAACCGGTGGCGGTGCTTTGATCCGTCAACTTGACAAATATCTCTCAGACATTGTCAGAATTCCCGTTTTTGTAGCCGACGAACCTCTTTTGGCTGTTGCACGGGGAACAGGAAGAGCTTTGGAAGAGATAGACCTCCTTCAAGAACTTTTTGAGAATGAATAAAAAAACGTTTGTCTATTTTTTTATCCTGATAGCACTCTTTATGGGTGCTTTATACTACAACAACCCTATACAGTCTCCAATTGTTTCAGCACTCAACACTATAAAATCAAATTATCTTAACAGTATAGAATTTTTTAACAACAAAACAGACAAATATTTATTTCAGGCACAGGAGATAGAGAATCTAA
Encoded proteins:
- a CDS encoding rod shape-determining protein, giving the protein MIFNKIVGLFSNDLSIDLGTANTIVIAKGRGIIINEPSVVAVKTEKYGQQRVLAVGHEAKEMVGKTPGNIKAIRPMRDGVIADFDMTEKMIRKFIEKAHGRSSLISPRIIICVPYGLTQVERKAVRESALSAGAREVFLIEEPMAAAIGAGIDIREPQGNLVVDIGGGTTEIGVVSLGGLVLSKSIRTAGDKIDQGIVNYVRKKYNLLIGERVAEEIKINIGTAVELDQELTMVVNGRDQVEGLLSSVELTSEDAREAMKEPLKEVAEALRDVLERMPPDLAGDIVNHGIILTGGGALIRQLDKYLSDIVRIPVFVADEPLLAVARGTGRALEEIDLLQELFENE